A single genomic interval of Megalobrama amblycephala isolate DHTTF-2021 linkage group LG17, ASM1881202v1, whole genome shotgun sequence harbors:
- the pigrl3.9 gene encoding polymeric immunoglobulin receptor-like 3.9, with amino-acid sequence MIHPLILSGILLYIYSGVNRLKLNIAVKSGSSGIIPCVYDKQHKENRKYLCEGTVWSSCRILVYANATGKYSITDYPDQSIFTVRWDRLETSDSGYYWCAVEIGGYGTVDAGYYLYLTVQSAPDVFVVSSSVSGHEGGNVSVQCFYSSGYQNKLKQWCRYKDESCYTVGRTDTSQNPSVQISDYVRRRSFTVLMTGLRLSDSGWYLCSVRDLQVPVQLIVKEAKRALTDIPTASPSDSETDM; translated from the exons atgattCACCCTCTGATTCTCTCCGGGATTTTACTTTAC ATTTATTCTGGAGTTAATAGACTGAAACTTAATATAGCAGTGAAATCTGGATCATCTGGCATTATTCCATGTGTGTATGAcaaacaacataaagaaaacCGCAAATATTTGTGTGAGGGGACAGTTTGGAGCTCTTGCCGTATATTGGTATATGCAAATGCGACAGGAAAATATTCCATCACTGATTATCCAGACCAGAGTATTTTTACAGTGCGATGGGACAGACTGGAGACCTCAGACTCTGGATATTACTGGTGTGCTGTGGAGATTGGTGGTTATGGCACCGTAGACGCTGGTTATTATTTGTATCTGACGGTACAATCAG CTCCTGATGTGTTTGTGGTGAGCAGCAGTGTATCTGGACATGAAGGTGGTAATGTCAGTGTCCAGTGTTTCTACAGTTCTGGATATCAGAATAAACTCAAACAGTGGTGCAGATATAAAGATGAGAGCTGTTACACAGTGGGGAGAACTGACACATCCCAGAATCCATCAGTCCAGATCAGTGATTATGTTAGGAGAAGATCCTTCACTGTGCTGATGACTGGACTGAGACTCAGTGATTCTGGATGGTACTTGTGCTCAGTAAGAGATCTGCAGGTTCCTGTTCAACTCATTGTCAAAGAAGCCAAACGTG CATTGACAGATATTCCAACAGCTTCACCATCTGACTCTGAGACAGACATGTAG